The genome window GATGTTTGACAGAACAATCACAATCCGCTTGCTTGCTTTATGGTAAGCTTTCAACAATGCCTGTTTCACCAGTTAATCAAATCCACAgtgaaatatacattttaaaagcaCCATCAGCAACCAGCTGATTGTTTTTTCAGTTGTTTCGAGACAGCTGATACTTGCATTGACCTCCAAAATAGTTTGCAGCAATGTCTGACCTGTGTGGGACAGTATTAGCTACGCTTTCAGCATCTGAACAACTAAATATGAATATTGATGACAGTTTTATTGACATTAAATGGACATCAAGTCaacctctttctgtctcttttgtaGAGTGCACTACATCCTGAACGTGACCAGGGAGATAGACAACTTCTTCCCCGGGATGTTTGAGTACCACAACATCAGAGTGTACGACGAAGAGGCCACCAACTTGCTGGAGTACTGGAACGAGACCTACAAGTTCATCACCAAAGCCAAGTaggcttaaacacacacacaagcttatTCAGCTCTCCTTAGTTTCTCAATCTTGTAAGCCAACAAATGTCCTTCTCTTCTGTCTTTGCGTCTCTTAGGAAAGCTGGTGCTAAGTGTCTGGTTCACTGTAAAATGGGTGTGAGTCGTTCCGCCTCCACAGTGATCGCCTACGCCATGAAGGAGTACGGCTGGGACTTGGACACTGCCTTTGACTATGTTAAAGAGAGACGGGCGGTCACCAAACCAAACCCTTCCTTCATGAAACAGCTGGAGGAGTATCAGGGAATTCTGCTGGCCAGGTGTGCTCTCATGATGAAGTATCTTTAGAACATGCGTGTTCTTTAGGTAGCATTCTGGTGCTAACAAACTATTGTTTTTTCTACTGTTTTCCACAGCAAACAAAGGCATAATAAGCTATGGCGCTCACACTCTGACAGTGACCTATCAGATCGCCCAGAGTGGATGTGTAAACCTCAGTCTCACTCTCTGGGCCGCTCCAACTCTCAGAACAACAATACTTCCTCCCCCTCCTTACATCACTTCCTGGGCGCGGCCGTGCTGCAAGCGCTTGGTGCTGAACCCAAAGACTCTGCCAAATCAAACGCCACGCACACCTCTGACTCCCACACAGACTCCAACGGTGTGCGTGACTCACCAGGTCAGGAGGAGGTCAGATCAGATTGTGGATACCCTCCCCTGCTTCCCCTCCCCAGACCCCGAGCAGCCACGGTAGTCCCAGAGGAAGGACTGGACAATTCATCGAGTGTGGCTGTCACTGTGCCTGTTGCTCTACCCCACCCTCCACCATCACTCCACATCGTACCCCCCACTCCTGAACTGCAGCGTGCTCACCGGTGTCCTCCCACACATCTGTCCATTTCAGTGCCCAAACACAAACCGGTGGAACTGTCCCTCAATTTGCCTGAGCGAAGCAGCTCAGAAGAAATCTCTCCTCTCACTCTGGGATCCACTGACTCAGACGTAACAGACCAATCATTATCTGATTCAACGAGTGACAAACACAGCCCCCTCAGCCCTGCTAACATCACTCCCCTCCCCCTGGTTCTTCCCCTTGCTGCTagtgatgacaacaacaacccCAGCGAGTTACAGATAGGCAGCGCCTTGGACGGCCGCAGCGAGGCCGATGGGTCGTCCATCCACAGCGCAGACAGCATCGACTTCTTCAGCGCCAGGGAAAAGTTTCTGGGCCTTGCCCAGGATGGAACGTCCCGGACACTTTCTGAGCAGGCACAACAAAGGACAACTCTGTCCCTCGAGGAAAACAGAGAAACTGAGGCTAAGGATGAAGAGGAGCAGCGAAATGGGACTAGTCAGGTACAGGATCATTCAGCTTCATTCCTGTTAACATTTTGCCTTTGCTAGTATAACTCACTTTATGCAGAAAGCCTCATAACTTGAGGCAAGCAAGATCTTTTGCTGTGCTCTTCTTGCATCTGACTGTATGGGTTTGCTAAACAGCATCTGTCTGCGTATTACAGTTTTCAATGCAAAAGTTGCTCCACACTGCTTATACAGCTGTCACAGCAGCATCacattttatattcatattctGGACTGCATATTAAATTCAAGAGGGCCACAACCATGCAGCTGCAAAAAGAGTTAAATATGAGGgatgtgttttcttttgaattGTGGTATTTCTTTAGCCAAACTTTACCGTTGCCTGTCACCACTAGAGTTACAGTTCTACCAACGCACTAGTCTGTGACATAAGCAGCACATAGCTGGTTTGGTTTGTGGTGTGTGTATAGCAGTTCTTGTTCTGGGATTATAACTAGAACTGACTGCACCCAAATTTGTCGATAAGGACTTCAAGATAGAAGCCTCTGCATTACTCATAGTGACACCCGCTGGAAGATTAGAGAATAGTCCAGATAATATAGGTACATTTGTCACTTACTGTAAGTTTGTCTCCTCTAATTTTCTTACTTTCTATCACGCTGTACAAACAATGCTGTTTTATGTCTAGTTTAAAACATTATAAAATGACTTACAATAAATGTCACAAATGTGCACACAATACAGAAACACCACAAGACTATGACTAATATTATCTGGATacatgtgtgtctctctctctctctctctctctctctctctctctctctctctctctctctctctctctctctctctctctctctctctctcatcgtCTCTCAGGTGTCTCCACAGTCTGAAGACAGCGTGGACAAAGCCAGCCCTGACCGACCTCATCACCCTTATCATGACAACGGAGTATCAGTCCGCCATATTGTTACAGAGATTGAAGCCATATGCCACCCTGCCTCCTGCCTCCCTaccccatcctcctcctcttcctcttcatcgctccctccatcctcccacAGTCCTCCGCTAATCCGACCAGAACATCTGATGGAGGCAGAGGCTTCTGAAGTCACGTACGGCTCTCTAACTCCACCTTCCCGCCCGCAGTCTCCCTCCATGCTGCCGTGCGATTGGCCCGCAGGCTCGGTGCGGCGAGCCACAAAGCAGCTGGAGCAGAAGCTGAGGCAGGACATGGAGAAGGCTGCGTCTCAGCGATCCCCGGTGCACTCCCCCAGCGCTGAACACCCTCCTGTCAGACTGTCCCTGTGTCCCCTGAGCACTGAACAGCCTCCCCTTCGCTTCCCTCAGGACTGCACAGAACAAAGGATCACTCAGGGAGAGATCACGGCTGGATCTGCTAAGTCTAAAGATAGAGAAAAGCACATAGGGTCACAAACAGAGCTCAACTCCTCAGGCACGGCCCACCTCCCAGACCCTTCATGCTCCCCCAAATCAAATATCAGCCAAGTCTCTGGTGCTATTCCTATCATTGTGCCCACATCCATAGATAGCCATATGCTGAGATCACCACTAGCCTCTACTAGTCCGTTAGAAGACTTATCTCTAGATACCTCAGCCCAGTCCCAAAGACAGAGCCAGCTCCACAGCCAAAGCCAGCAACATCTGACCCAGCCTCAGGGCTGTTCACACCAAATGACTCTGGATGGGGTGACAGTGCAGGAGTCAGACACAGATGTGAGGCTGGAATCCTGTCCCCAGGGCGAGCGGGGGGGCTGTGGTCCCGGCTGTGACGCCGAGAGCAGGCTGGCTCATGGCAGCCAGGAGCTGGAGAGGATTCAGCAGACACTAAGAGAGCTGCAGGCTTTCCTCCATGAGGGCGCCTGCCTGGAGACGCCAGACAGCAAAGATCATGAACTGGGGCAGCCTCAGGGCCTGAGAGACACAGTTATGGACACAGAGCCAGGACCTTGTAAAGGGGGAGGTTCTGAACAAACCCCTCCAGGCCTGGAAGTAGGGCAGCGGCTCCGAGAGAGACAAGAGGGGAAGAGTTTTCTGGAGCCAATAGTGTGGCACAGGGCCATGGAGCTCGAGGCTCGTATCCGCCAGGCGGGCCTCACCCCTCCTTCTCTCATGAAGAGGTCGGCCTCCTTAGCTAAACTGGACTGTCTGGAGCTCTCAGCCAATGACCTCAGCGACTTAGATCTGAGGCCACACACCAGGACGACATCATCGCACTCCCAGGACTCTTTCTCTTTGTCGACATCTCACCCCGACGACACCTGGAAAAAGCAGAAGGTGTTGGCTCGAAGCGGTTGCGTTGAGAAGACAGGAATGTCCCGTGGCGGCAGGGATCTCGACGAGTTATCGTCGTCCCCGTCCCTTGGCTTCTCCTCTGCCCCTCATCGTTTTCCAAAAGAGGACCCAGGCGAGAGGGAGGAGCCAGAAGGCAGCGGGAGCGGCGCGGTCGCTACAACGCGTCAGCAGGGGAGGGGACACTCATCGAGACGGTCTCACAAAGGCTCTGCTGAGAAAAAGCAGCGAGCTGTCACTGTGCTATACAATACCATGTAACCTCAGTGCAATGGACTGGAACGGACACGACTGGAGCTGTGCAGATGTGCGCGAGCGGCTGCATGACGTGTATGAATGTGTAGCAGGTAAACCGGAGAGCTTGTGTGACCTCCGATGTATGTTTAGTATGTAAGAATTAAATGACGAACatacgtttgcatgtaaaccaCTGGATGTGTTGTTTCAACTGGAGTTCAGGTTTGTATGTACAGTAATGGAATATGAATGTccaaattaagaccgaaccagTGAATACTGTATGCACTCCATTATGTCTGTTTCCATTTTTTTAAGAAGCATTTGTTTTCAGTGTTTGACTCTCTCTGCCTGATCGCAGTTTCTAAAACTACGAGAGGGGCTTTTTCTCCAAAAATGCACTTTACTGTTTTgatgattttcttttatttgaaatCTGTTTCTTACCCcagagatgatttttttttttttgcactgatATCAGTCGTCTCTGTATgcgtgtttttgttttcaaagtggacagacatgtctttatttagatttttaattCAACCAGGATAAAGctgatatgttgtttttttaattaaaagctTTAGCAGTAAATACATGTGATGAGTTTGTTTTGACTGCTGTGACTGTGTACATTGTTTTGTGTTCAGGTGTGCTTCACCTCACACATGGGTGCTTGTACCCATTTAAAGAGAAGAATCGAGGGTACTGAGCTACAGATGCTGACATTTTTACCAAATGTAAAATTCAACTTTactgccccctgctggccaGGCAGAGAACTACAGTTTTAAACCTGTCTTGCAGCACGAGAGAAGGTGTGAAAGAATGTGTATATGTGGAGAAAGTGTGTAGTTACAGGAGTAACCTTCTTGGAAGTAAAGATGTAAAATTACTGGAAGCTCAGATAACCAACCAAACCCTCCACTGTGGTCAAATTTGATCActttggctcagtggtagaacaggcgcacatatactgagaagaggtttatgcctcgacgcagaggtccagagttcgaatccgacctgtgacaatttcctgcatgtcttccccctctctctcccctttctcacctagctgtcctgtcaaaagttgaaggtggaaaagcccaaaaagaatcttaaaaaaaaaatggatcacTTTGAATGGCTGAAAATCAAGCTTATGACCTTATTATTGATAGATATTCTGCCTGTCATATTTAACTGCAAGTCTCAGTTTCTTTCAGCGAGTCAAGCCCGTCTCCTTGGGGAAATGATCTCCATCGGTGCTCAGCCCAGCTTATTTCAGGCTGACATTTTACCTACTGTTTCATGTGGGTAATTAAATACTGAGATATAGGCCACCAGGCCCccggctgacacacacacacacacacacacacacaaatcagatAGCAGCACTGACATTAAAGGACATGAccagactgaaaaaaaaaatgtgtttgagtGTACAAACATGAACACCAGCTCTTTGGTCTACATGAATCAAGAGGAAAGCTAAGATTCCTTGATGATTTCACCAATTGATGTTacttaggatttttttttgtacaacgCGTGTCCCCAAATTGAACTGTCAGCAgggaaataattaaaatattgaGGAACAAAATCTGTGGAGCGAAAGAGAGGGTGTCACAGTGAGATTGGCATCCTTCCTCTTAGCATAAATGATACGCtcagcttctctgtctctctcttacagacacacaccttgTTTTGTCTGTGGCTCTTTACAAATTCACTTCACACACGCCTGCAGCCCTGTGCTTCCACCGTCCTGATGTTATTCATCATGACGAGCTGAGTCAGGGCAGTGGAGAAGTTGCAACTGCATACTGCTGATTCTTTTAGAAAAGTATTGTATTCTCTATTTTCCCACTCTCTCCAACCCACAACTAAAGTACAGAAAGCAGCCTGGGTGCTCCGAGTGGTGTTTCTTAGAGGGTTTAGAGTCTCTAAGCTGTCCTTTTCCTCCCTGTCAAGCCTAAAATAACTACAGGCAAAACCCCCCCATGAATCAGGCTGAGGCGCTGTGAATCCATGTCACAGGGAGAAAGATGGAGGTGGAAGCTGCTAAAAACAGATCAACTCTCTGGTGCCGAGTGACGCTGCAGCTTTCCTTGTGTCATGAGGAATTAATTGCCTTTGTCACCCCGTCCTTCACTCCAGAGGACTCGGAAAAAACTTACAGTGGAAAGCTGTAGCTAAAACTCAGTGTGGGGTCAAGGGATTTGAAGCATACTGTAATTtaaaaatggatttaaaaaaaaaagaatcaactcATGCAGTGCTGTTCCAAAagatgtttatttatttgaatcaTGATCTGAACTCACGTCTCAGCATACACCATGAAAACATCTTGCTGCATCTCTTAtctgcaacatttttcaaaaggtaaaaaaatgaatatttttcttattaacCAGGCAAGCTTAACAATGGATTGGAGAGGAGGCAGAGGTGGTTCTCCTCAGTTTGTGCTGATATAGGAGTGTGAAAGTTGTACATCTCTTTCAAAGTAATACTAAAAAAGATAAGGAGAAAAACAAGCTGTCCCTGTCCGTCCTTGTCCctcacaacaaaacatgttcCTCAGTGTTTGGCTAGCCTTGAGTCCTGCAATATGAAGTTACTTACAATGATGAGAGCAATATTGAACAATCTTTCCAATCCAATAACAAAATGCtccacatttgtttttattttagatttgcttttgtttttagcGTGTAGCCAGCTTGCTTTTGGGGTGCAGTAAAAACCTAAAATTGCTGTCAATAGCCTCGACAGTGATTCTTGCGGAGCACGTTTTCCCTCAGAGAGCGTGCTCAGATATTGCAGGTCTCCAGGCTAGACTCAAGTCGGACAAAATGAACCACACATGGGTGCAGACTACGATGAAATATTGTACACACACTGTACCGTGACTACACACTTACAGAAATCATCCGCTCAGGTGATAGGATGCAAATATACAGAAAAGCTCTTTCGGTAACATTTCTATTTGACAATCTACTTGCAAATCACTATCATGtcccttttttgtttgtattacACAACCTCCCCTCCCCCACattcacagtcacacacaggtTAGTTAGTAGTACACCAAGTGTTCTCGTAGTCTCATCCTATCTTTGCTCCTGCGCAGGTTAGACTGTGCAGTCTAACATCAGGCTAAAACTAATAGTGGCCTGAGTTTAGTTTGTGCTCAAACTCTTCATCTACATCCATTAACAGTCATATATGTGATCCGCCCACAAGCTAAATACAGTACGTCTGGATTTTGTGCaaatcaaaagaaaatgtacCAAATGTTTTCATTAAAAACCGAGGAAGTCAGATGGTTTTACGACATTCAACTCAACTTGACCAAGAGGATTACGGTATTCTCCCACACCACGGGTCCTGGTTCGTCACTGCTCAGTCCACAcaaggttttttatttttattttattaatcacAGTTAAGACTAAAACCCACACAACTCAGTGACAAAAGGAcccagtgagtgtgtgtgtgttagtgctgGAGTAAAGAGTTGGCCTAACACAATATGTTTTCAGGACAGAAGGTGATCTGTTGACCCTTGTGCGGAGAGCTGgttttgaaacacacacacacacacacacacacacacacacacacacacacacacacacacacacgcacacacacacctgcaaatagacaaaaatcACTCATCCAAGGAGGCATGCCACTAAACTTGTTTTATTGGATGTGTTGTTGGTTGTAAACTGGCACTGGTCAAGAAAGTATGTGGCACCAGAAAGAGGAAACTTACAGTAGGTCCCTCTCTGGCTGTCAGAGGCTGGACAGCCACATCCCCATATGGCTTCATGGGAAAGGTCTGGCAAAGGAGATGGGAGAGAAACGCGGAGGCCATTTCATTGTATGAGACCACCAAGATGATTTTGGCATTTATTTCCAGCCACTTACAGTGTGCTTTAAGTTTTAAAGTAGCCTTTACTGCCCTTTTCTCCCAAGTGTCCTTAGTCCAGACCCCTCCCCTCAGACCCCTGCTGCTCCACTCAGCTCTCATTTCTCCATGAGTGACAGCCGGATGATGCGCTGTAGCTCCGCCTCCTCCTGCCGCTGCCGGAGTTCCGCCTCTTCCTGCTCCCGAGCTGAGATCTCCATGGCGATGCGCAGCTGCTCGTTGTAGCTGCAGGTGGTTGGCTGCTTCTTGGAGGGGGTGGAGCAGAGGCTGGAAGGGGCACGGGGCTTGTGCTGGGGGGTCCTGGGGTGAGAAATGTGAGGGAGGTAGGTTTAGAGTTTAGCTTAGCGGAGCGCCATTGCAACcaaaacaacactggcttgtcCACATCATCATCCCCAGCTTACCCTCTCCCCCCCGtcaaaaatcgtcacatccggtTGGAAACAACCAAGATGGCAACGCCCGTATATCAAACttgaggcttcaaaacggcaaaATGtcaatgggtgacatcacagATGCAACACCGTTATTTTTATGTCTATGGCTTGAACACAATTCAACCGACAGTTGTTTGAACCCTGCTACAACACGACGTTATAGAGAATAAAAATGCAGCAATAATGTATTTATAATTCATTATAGGCTACATGGAGACGTGACCCTAAAAAAGCCTATAACAGCTGTTTGTTCAATGTTGTATTTATGCTACTTTTGTTCTTCCACATCTGAAAAGTCAAtaaaattcatttaaaaaatgaagtTGGACCCAAAATGGCCAGAAATCTTTACGACACATGAAGAATAATTTATTGCAAGCTgtaataagttaaaaaaaaaaaacgtgatatTCCATCAAAACAGCCAAGATTGCATTACCTTTTTACCCCTTACAGTACATGACTGAAAGGACACCACAAAAACGTAAACTattttagtttaggtttagtttttttggtcTGCAACAATGTTTTCAACCAGCAGTTTCCTCTAACATTATAACATTGGTTAAAGTAAACACTTCAGTAGCAAGATTGTGTCAAACAAGGGAAAGAAAGAAggtctgtctgtgtatccatCCACTCGTCTGCAAATAgagaagacacagagagaaaacaccATCTAAAGATAACGCGCTAAAATCAACAGCAGTACTGTCGACTGTGAAAGCAGGAACTCCATCTTccagtctcctctctctctctctctctctcacacacacacaaacacacacacacacacacacacacacacacacagcagacaggaGATGAGAGAAGAATAGCAGGATGGATAAGAGAATAGAGTAGTGGAGGACAAGACAGGAATACCGGATGTGAGTCAGGGATGGAGGGAAAGATCTGCAGGATggaaataaaacacaacataagAGTGCAGACAATGAAGAACAACAGTAAAtaacagaagtgagaggaaGTCTGAGACAATATGGGTGAAAGAACAGCAGGAAATATCGCCGTAgtccagacatttttttttgagGATTCCAGCTATTTGGTAGATaaaagtcccattcatttttaaCAACTGATACTTTATCTAACTTTATATGCAGCTCCTGGTTGATTCTTGATAATAGAGGGGATTTTGGAGGGAGGATAGGAAAATGTGGAATGAGTGTATACAGTGATTTACAGTGAGGTAAGACCAAGACTGAGGCAGAGAGAAAAGGTTGAGAAAAAACATGAATGGGATAAAAGTAAAAGAGACTGAACGCCTGACCTCTCCACACGACCTTGGTCACAGGGCAGAGGGTGTGTTCCTGGCTTGCTATTGGTCAGCGCCTCCCAGATGGTCACCTAGACACAAAGAGGAGGCCGCACAGGAAGTCAGAAAGCGAGAACAGGAAAAGGGTAGCCCACAGATAAAGAGATGGTGGTGCATCTAAAATAACACCATCCTCCCTGCGGGCTTTTTCCTGTTAGGTTAGTACCTCTCACACacagcacagagacagacagctggcTCAAATATGAATTATGAACTGACCGAACGTAAACTAGATCAATCCTGGCCCTGGTTCTTTAGCACACACACCCCATGATACAGTTAATATTGATAAGCACCTTTTAAACATGAAGATTCACATTCTGCTAACACATTATTAATGTACATCATTAACAACAATGTCTAATTTAAGGGTAGGAAGTTTTGCATGATTTCACAACAAATTGTGCATACTGTACTTAGTAATACTATTAGTGCCGGAAATGGGCTGGTACTCACCGGTATTCAAACCGGCACAGATTTTTGTCCTTATTGCGTATGGCCACCTCctgtggtatatatatatatatatatatatatatatatatatatatatatatatatatatatatatatatatatatcctctacattaacatgttatatataCTCAATTGTGCACACATGTTCCCCTAACGCATTTTACCTAGAAACCAACTTAAATGTCTATACTGGAATACTACCCTGCCCCAGGTGTACTATATTTAAGTGATTTTGTGATGAATTGGTTAAACacttaattatttaattatttaactaAAATATGAAACCTATTAAAGATATTAAAACTAGATTGTAAGACAGTGCCTCAAGATTGAGTAAAAATGCAGGAACCAGCTTCTAAAAACATATGGTATGCTGTTGAAAATGATCAATACACTCTATGCTTTACATGCAATGTCAGCAGTATGGTCCTTTTAACACCTGTCCTGCTTTCAAATTAGAGTTGTAATTAAAAACGGCACCTTTTTCATCACAGTTTGAAGCAGCAATACAACAGCTCAGGGCAGCAGCCTGCTGCGGATGATTGTACAAACTACAGCACAAATCTACAGCTGCAACCTT of Sander lucioperca isolate FBNREF2018 chromosome 5, SLUC_FBN_1.2, whole genome shotgun sequence contains these proteins:
- the ssh2a gene encoding protein phosphatase Slingshot homolog 2 isoform X3, which encodes MTLGAVSGSESSSAVSFCSCCGAKMVPYYSDDAVVSKNQINQLISESFLTVKGAALFLPRGNSPTPNSAPLISQRRNKHTGDLQKHLQTMFTVLRPEDTIRLAVRLESAFPQVTRYMVVVSTNGRQDTEESIVLGMDFVSSDSCCSVGLVLPLWSDTLIHLDGDGGFSVSTVNRVHVFKPVSVQAMWSALQSLHKACEVARCHNYYPGSLFLTWVSYYQSRVASNQFCVNEWNAMQDVESHRANSPVLFTDLPTERERTERLIKMRLREIMMQKDLENVTCKEIRTELEMQMVCNLREFKEFIDNEMIVILGQMDSPTEIFEHVYLGSEWNASNLEELQNSGVHYILNVTREIDNFFPGMFEYHNIRVYDEEATNLLEYWNETYKFITKAKKAGAKCLVHCKMGVSRSASTVIAYAMKEYGWDLDTAFDYVKERRAVTKPNPSFMKQLEEYQGILLASKQRHNKLWRSHSDSDLSDRPEWMCKPQSHSLGRSNSQNNNTSSPSLHHFLGAAVLQALGAEPKDSAKSNATHTSDSHTDSNGVRDSPGQEEVRSDCGYPPLLPLPRPRAATVVPEEGLDNSSSVAVTVPVALPHPPPSLHIVPPTPELQRAHRCPPTHLSISVPKHKPVELSLNLPERSSSEEISPLTLGSTDSDVTDQSLSDSTSDKHSPLSPANITPLPLVLPLAASDDNNNPSELQIGSALDGRSEADGSSIHSADSIDFFSAREKFLGLAQDGTSRTLSEQAQQRTTLSLEENRETEAKDEEEQRNGTSQVSPQSEDSVDKASPDRPHHPYHDNGVSVRHIVTEIEAICHPASCLPTPSSSSSSSSLPPSSHSPPLIRPEHLMEAEASEVTYGSLTPPSRPQSPSMLPCDWPAGSVRRATKQLEQKLRQDMEKAASQRSPVHSPSAEHPPVRLSLCPLSTEQPPLRFPQDCTEQRITQGEITAGSAKSKDREKHIGSQTELNSSGTAHLPDPSCSPKSNISQVSGAIPIIVPTSIDSHMLRSPLASTSPLEDLSLDTSAQSQRQSQLHSQSQQHLTQPQGCSHQMTLDGVTVQESDTDVRLESCPQGERGGCGPGCDAESRLAHGSQELERIQQTLRELQAFLHEGACLETPDSKDHELGQPQGLRDTVMDTEPGPCKGGGSEQTPPGLEVGQRLRERQEGKSFLEPIVWHRAMELEARIRQAGLTPPSLMKRSASLAKLDCLELSANDLSDLDLRPHTRTTSSHSQDSFSLSTSHPDDTWKKQKVLARSGCVEKTGMSRGGRDLDELSSSPSLGFSSAPHRFPKEDPGEREEPEGSGSGAVATTRQQGRGHSSRRSHKGSAEKKQRAVTVLYNTM